The Setaria italica strain Yugu1 chromosome IX, Setaria_italica_v2.0, whole genome shotgun sequence genome has a window encoding:
- the LOC101753269 gene encoding uncharacterized protein LOC101753269, translating to MAPKNLVLLAAAVGPAVGLIPSLSGIGNPVGVASGVVPCSIGSAIDVAAVPGVACQLLLATYYIYISVRIYISLTLMLLRCYPFRCIGPARRQRAGGVRSVLSLPSGVLNSLLSSQCRAVVTTPLVACNVSLAGTNGTLSAPLQLPGSVTAVGSIVGTILGIPVTVISGILALFGGVFSSVPNLG from the exons ATGGCGCCCAAGaacctcgtcctcctcgccgccgccgtcggtccgGCGGTGGGCTTGATTCCCTCCTTGTCTGGCATTGGCAACCCCGTCGGCGTCGCCTCCGGCGTGGTGCCGTGCAGCATCGGGAGCGCCATCGACGTGGCGGCGGTCCCGGGCGTTGCCTGTCAGCTGTTACTAGCTACttactatatatacatatccGTACGTATTTATATATCGTTGACGCTGATGTTATTACGCTGTTATCCTTTCCGTTGTATCGGTCCGGCCAGACGCCAACGTGCAGGCGGTGTGCG ATCTGTTTTGAGCCTGCCGTCTGGAGTGCTCAACTCCCTGCTGAGCAGCCAGTGCAGGGCGGTGGTGACCACCCCGCTGGTCGCCTGCAACGTGTCCCTGGCCGGCACCAACGGGACGCTGTCCGCGCCGCTGCAGCTCCCGGGCAGCGTCACCGCCGTCGGCAGCATCGTTGGGACCATCTTGGGCATCCCCGTCACGGTCATCAGCGGCATCCTCGCTCTTTTCGGCGGGGTCTTCTCCTCCGTCCCGAACCTCGGCTAG
- the LOC101782139 gene encoding phylloplanin, with protein MAPRAPALLLAVAVAAAACVAASAQSRLGRIVVSGVVPCNTGTLIDVASSPAFPDAKVELRCGGGAVARATTGRDGSFQMEADAVAGALGALVGACQLVVDTPLAKCNATLPAAGALVSSLQGPLPGMLGSVFRLAPAGFSFRMN; from the exons ATGGCACCTAGAGCGCCCGCTCTTcttctcgccgtcgccgtggccgccgcggcgtgcgtGGCAGCCTCCGCCCAGAGCAGGCTTGGCAGGATCGTCGTCTCCGGCGTTGTGCCGTGCAACACTGGCACGCTGATCGACGTAGCCTCTTCCCCGGCATTTCCAG ACGCGAAGGTGGAGctgcggtgcggcggcggcgcggtggcgcggGCGACGACGGGCCGCGACGGGTCGTTCCAGATGGAGGCGGACGCCGTGGCCGGCGCGCTGGGGGCGCTGGTGGGCGCCTGCCAGCTGGTGGTGGACACGCCGCTGGCCAAGTGCAACGCGACGctgccggcggccggggcgctGGTGTCCAGCCTGCAGGGCCCGCTGCCCGGGATGCTCGGCAGCGTCTTCCGACTCGCCCCTGCTGGATTCTCCTTCCGCATGAACTGA
- the LOC101754093 gene encoding phylloplanin, translated as MAPKSLVLAALLTVVVAAGQVTRCAGLGASPNASVVISGAVPCSTGNNINVATAPAFPNATVQFMCYGKAMAGATADSSGNFVITIPGASRDQLTAIMSNQCNLVVTTPLAACDASLAGASGKLVSPMKFLGITTGSGGGGGDLGLGGIISVIIQILTGILSGILNLAPQAFSLIP; from the exons ATGGCGCCGAAGAGCCttgtcctcgccgcgctcctcaccgtcgtcgtcgccgccggccaggtGACCCGCTGTGCCGGGTTGGGGGCGAGCCCCAACGCCAGTGTCGTCATCTCCGGCGCGGTGCCATGCTCCACAGGGAACAACATCAATGTGGCCACGGCGCCGGCGTTCCCTA ACGCAACCGTGCAGTTTATGTGCTACGGCAAGGCGATGGCCGGCGCCACAGCGGACTCGAGCGGGAACTTCGTCATCACCATTCCCGGTGCCAGCAGGGATCAGCTCACCGCTATAATGAGCAACCAGTGCAACCTGGTCGTGACCACCCCACTGGCCGCCTGCGACGCGTCCCTGGCCGGCGCCTCCGGGAAGCTGGTGTCGCCGATGAAGTTCCTGGGCATCAccaccggcagcggcggcggcggcggcgacctcggccTCGGCGGGATCATCAGCGTCATCATCCAGATCCTCACTGGCATCCTTAGCGGCATCCTCAACCTCGCCCCCCAGGCCTTCTCATTAATCCCCTAG
- the LOC101782544 gene encoding bidirectional sugar transporter SWEET16, whose translation MAADPSFVVGIIGNVISILVFASPIKTFRRIVRNRSTEDFRWLPYVTTLLSTSLWTFYGLLKPGGLLVVTVNGAGAALEAAYVTLYLIYAPRETKAKMVKLVLAVNVGFLAAVVVVTLAALHGGARLLTVGVLCAVLTIGMYAAPLGAMRTVVKTRSVEYMPFSLSFFLFLNGGVWSVYSVLVKDYFIGVPNAIGFVLGTAQLVLYMAYRKAAPARKDDDDEAASEEADEEEGLAHLMGQVEMAQRRVRLHKGLSLPKPTGAPLSSPRNGFGSSIIKSLSATPVELHSVMHQHGHGRFEPVKKHDDAEANE comes from the exons ATGGCAGCGGATCCGAGCTTCGTCGTCGGGATTATAG GGAACGTGATCTCCATCCTCGTCTTCGCGTCGCCGAT CAAGACGTTCCGGCGGATCGTGAGGAACAGGAGCACGGAGGACTTCCGGTGGCTGCCGTACGTCACCACCCTGCTGAGCACCTCGCTCTGGACCTTCTACGGCCTGCTCAAGCccggcggcctcctcgtcgtcaccgtcaacggcgccggcgccgcgctcgaGGCCGCCTACGTCACGCTCTACCTCATCTACGCGCCCAGGGAGACCAAG GCGAAGATGGTGAAGCTGGTGCTGGCCGTGAACGTCGGCTTCCTCGCGGCGGTCGTCGTGGTGACGCTGGCGGCGCTGCACGGCGGCGCCCGGCTGCTCACCGTCGGGGTGCTGTGCGCCGTGCTGACGATCGGGATGTACGCGGCGCCGCTGGGCGCGATG CGGACGGTGGTGAAGACCCGGAGCGTCGAGTACATGCCCTTCTCCCtgtccttcttcctcttcctcaacgGCGGCGTCTGGAGCGTCTATTCTGTGCTCGTCAAAGACTACTTCATCGGA GTCCCCAACGCCATCGGCTTCGTCCTGGGCACGGCGCAGCTGGTGCTGTACATGGCGTACCggaaggcggcgccggcgcgcaaggacgacgacgacgaggccgcgtcggaggaggccgacgaggaggaagggctTGCCCACCTGATGGGGCAGGTGGAGATGGCGCAGCGGCGGGTGCGGCTGCACAAGGGGCTCAGCCTGCCCAAGCCGACCGGCGCGCCGCTGTCGTCGCCGCGCAACGGGTTCGGGAGCAGCATCATCAAGTCCCTGTCCGCCACCCCCGTCGAGCTCCACTCCGTCATGCACCAGCACGGACACGGCCGGTTCGAGCCCGTCAAGAAGCACGACGACGCCGAGGCCAACGAGTGA